One region of Gemmatimonas sp. UBA7669 genomic DNA includes:
- a CDS encoding flavodoxin family protein: MARVAIVYHSGYGHTKVQAEAVHRGASRVPHVDAVLIPIEKYEAHWEELDHADAIVMGAPTYMAGASAQFKAFLDATSSRWAAQRWKDKLAAGFTNSAGYNGDKLNTLQQFNLFAMQHGMIWVGLGLLPGNHTSQGSPEDLNRLAGFLGAMAQSNADQPAELVPPASDRATAEHLGQRVAEAALRWAAGVETQQGATAADATLAVGG, from the coding sequence ATGGCTCGAGTCGCCATCGTCTATCACAGCGGGTACGGCCACACCAAGGTGCAGGCCGAGGCGGTACACCGCGGGGCGTCCCGCGTACCACACGTCGACGCGGTGCTGATTCCCATTGAGAAGTACGAGGCGCACTGGGAGGAACTCGACCACGCCGACGCCATAGTCATGGGAGCACCGACGTACATGGCCGGAGCCTCGGCCCAGTTCAAGGCCTTTCTTGACGCCACCTCGAGCCGCTGGGCGGCGCAGCGCTGGAAGGACAAGCTGGCTGCAGGCTTCACCAACTCCGCCGGCTACAATGGCGACAAGCTCAACACACTGCAGCAGTTCAATCTCTTTGCCATGCAGCATGGGATGATCTGGGTTGGACTGGGGCTGCTGCCGGGAAACCATACCAGCCAGGGTTCACCCGAAGACCTCAATCGACTGGCCGGCTTTCTCGGCGCCATGGCGCAGTCCAACGCCGACCAGCCCGCCGAGTTGGTGCCACCGGCCTCCGATCGCGCCACGGCCGAGCATTTGGGGCAACGCGTTGCCGAAGCCGCCTTGCGCTGGGCGGCTGGTGTTGAAACGCAGCAGGGAGCGACTGCTGCGGACGCCACACTGGCGGTAGGCGGCTGA
- a CDS encoding nuclear transport factor 2 family protein codes for MATAHADSYAAIAAVLAEYFDGLHHSDSTRLARVFHPRAHYVSPTEHPLVYRSMAEYFPIVDARPSPASRSEARQDRIISIELGGPALAFVRAECAIGPKRFTDFLTLVHTDDRWQIMSKVFHFDLQG; via the coding sequence ATGGCCACGGCTCATGCCGACTCGTACGCAGCCATTGCTGCGGTGCTCGCCGAGTACTTTGACGGCCTGCACCACAGTGACTCGACACGCCTCGCGCGCGTGTTTCATCCGCGCGCGCACTACGTAAGCCCGACGGAGCACCCCTTGGTGTACCGGAGCATGGCCGAGTACTTCCCGATCGTTGATGCCCGGCCGTCTCCCGCCAGCCGCAGTGAGGCACGACAGGACCGGATCATCTCGATCGAACTGGGTGGCCCGGCCCTGGCCTTTGTGCGCGCTGAATGCGCCATTGGGCCAAAGCGCTTCACCGACTTCCTGACACTCGTACACACCGACGACCGCTGGCAAATCATGTCCAAGGTCTTTCACTTCGACCTGCAGGGCTGA
- a CDS encoding tautomerase family protein: MPYINIKITREGATRAQKAQLIAGVTELMVKVLDKSPATTFVVIDEVELEDWGIGGLPVDEYRAQLNR, translated from the coding sequence ATGCCCTACATCAACATCAAGATCACACGTGAAGGCGCAACCCGCGCGCAGAAAGCCCAGCTGATTGCCGGAGTGACTGAACTCATGGTGAAGGTGCTCGACAAGAGCCCGGCCACCACGTTCGTCGTCATTGATGAGGTCGAACTCGAAGACTGGGGGATTGGCGGGCTCCCGGTGGACGAGTATCGCGCGCAGCTCAATCGATGA